The following proteins are co-located in the Castanea sativa cultivar Marrone di Chiusa Pesio chromosome 8, ASM4071231v1 genome:
- the LOC142605702 gene encoding protein PIN-LIKES 2-like, with amino-acid sequence MSRYLVELYQNKMKTSGEDILSAIIPLMKLLSLTVIGLVLAHPKTKIIPKATFKLLSKLVFVLFLPCLIFTELGESITVENFADWWFIPINVVISTAIGCLLGYIVVLICHPPPQFKRFTIIMTAFGNTGNIPLALVGSVCHTKDNPFGPHCHSRGVAYVSFSSWVSVILVYTLVYHMMEPPLEYYEIVEEGAETEIEEQQAVNDVSRPLLVEAEWPGMEDKETEHSKQPFIAIIFQSISSVSQSSVPDLEGTGEGAPNSPRSIRCLAEPKVVRRIRNVAVQTPIQHILQPPTIASLLAIIIGMVPQIKAFFFGYDAPLSFVTDSLEILGGAMVPSVMLVLGGMLAEGPIDSKLGLRTTIGISVARLLVLPLLGIGIVGLSDKLNFLVHGDAMYRFVLLLQYTTPSAILLGAIASLRGYAVSEASALLFWQHVFALFSLSLYIVIYFKIISYV; translated from the coding sequence atgtccCGATACTTAGTTGAGCtctatcaaaacaaaatgaagACAAGTGGTGAAGATATACTGAGTGCAATAATCCCTTTGATGAAACTTCTTTCCCTTACGGTTATAGGTCTGGTTCTTGCACAccccaaaaccaaaataatcCCAAAAGCAACATTTAAGCTTCTCAGCAAGCTTGTTTTTGTTCTCTTCTTGCCCTGCCTAATATTTACTGAACTGGGTGAAAGCATTACAGTTGAGAACTTTGCTGATTGGTGGTTTATTCCAATTAATGTTGTAATCAGTACAGCTATTGGTTGCCTCCTTGGGTACATAGTCGTGCTTATTTGCCACCCACCTCCACAGTTTAAAAGATTTACCATTATCATGACTGCATTTGGTAATACTGGAAATATCCCTCTTGCACTTGTTGGATCTGTGTGTCATACTAAAGATAATCCATTTGGACCCCATTGTCATTCAAGAGGGGTGGCTTATGTCTCTTTTTCTTCATGGGTTTCTGTGATTCTTGTTTATACCCTTGTGTATCACATGATGGAGCCTCCACTGGAGTACTATGAGATTGTTGAAGAAGGGGCTGAGACTGAGATTGAGGAACAACAAGCAGTCAATGATGTCAGTAGGCCTCTCCTTGTTGAAGCTGAATGGCCGGGTATGGAAGATAAAGAAACTGAGCATTCAAAGCAACCCTTTATTGCTATAATTTTCCAAAGCATATCAAGTGTTTCTCAGTCGTCTGTTCCTGACCTTGAGGGTACAGGAGAAGGAGCTCCGAACAGTCCCAGGTCCATTAGGTGTTTGGCTGAGCCTAAAGTTGTCAGGAGGATCAGAAATGTTGCTGTACAAACTCCAATACAGCACATACTTCAGCCCCCAACTATTGCTTCTCTTTTAGCTATCATCATTGGGATGGTGCCTCAGATCAAGGCTTTTTTCTTTGGATATGATGCTCCACTATCTTTTGTCACTGACAGTTTAGAGATTTTAGGCGGCGCAATGGTGCCTTCTGTGATGCTTGTTCTTGGGGGTATGCTTGCTGAGGGGCCAATTGATTCAAAACTTGGTCTTCGAACTACAATTGGTATAAGTGTGGCAAGGCTCTTGGTGCTTCCTCTTCTTGGAATTGGTATTGTTGGTTTGTCTGATAAGCTGAATTTTTTGGTCCACGGTGATGCAATGTACAGATTTGTGCTTTTGTTGCAATACACAACTCCGAGTGCCATTTTATTGGGAGCAATTGCCAGCTTGAGGGGATATGCAGTTAGCGAAGCTTCAGCACTGCTATTCTGGCAGCATGTGTTTGCCCTGTTCTCCCTTTCCTTGTATATTGTTATCTACTTCAAAATAATCTCATATGTTTGA